A stretch of the Acyrthosiphon pisum isolate AL4f chromosome A2, pea_aphid_22Mar2018_4r6ur, whole genome shotgun sequence genome encodes the following:
- the LOC100167972 gene encoding zinc finger protein 883, with the protein MNGSVEIVVTEKSGEKRLVTVQGTTVETTDDRRVHENIGYGIFVQGLNGDLAHLLLDQEEVGTMTVESLAKIINGQEAISVSGQIQINNLKLENVDLSNQDGTTEIYITEEKNIAIDMANEAVANCQSLMRPNPMDELQCQKCGKRFSDVNALKSHEVSHDDGQNVDCKFLCTVCGEKFDKANALSAHLVIHRNIKLHHCEVCGLVFPDDESLKEHAQIHSRQKLHTCQKCDKKFPSSYRLFRHMTIHTENPPFVCDQCGVSVANKSDLKLHIMKHTGSAVYTCTECDKSFLKPSCLQRHSSVHTGERPLHCKTCNMTFTYSSNLCGHLIASSKAKPHPCTMCEKSFRRPSDLERHMMIHTGERPFVCQVCSMSFITNYNLKVHSMIHNGGLPYPCTSCDKAFSKPSELQRHKLVHSREKPFSCVKCEATFTNQSNLKAHMITHTGRKPFPCRICNKGFTRPSDVKRHMLTHTGCRPFACDVCGLAFADSSNLKKHSLTHSKDDQKLALQHQCPSCCISFFSYEQLNEHIISGNCTNNSGQAEPKYSCKECGATFNHALHLQEHAIMHSNHRSVHRCDVCNKTFIQESFLIAHKASHTESRPHRCDICLKRFKSTSHLKNHVMIHSGVKPFECTVCNKSFLKLASLRRHYATHDRVNFSSAVCHQCGKSFLNQEYLKKHSVVHADA; encoded by the exons atgAACGGTAGCGTGGAAATTGTTGTAACAGAAAAATCTGGGGAAAAACGTTTGGTGACTGTCCAAGGAACAACCGTTGAAACTACAGATGATCGACG GGTGCATGAAAATATTGGATATGGAATATTTGTTCAAGGATTGAATGGG GACTTGGCCCATTTATTGTTGGATCAAGAAGAAGTGGGAACTATGACTGTAGAAAGTTTAGCAAAAATAATCAATGGTCAAGAAGCAATAAGTGTATCCGGACAAATccaaataaataatctaaaattagaaaatgtggATTTATCTAATCAAGATGGTACAACAGAAATTTATATTACTGAAGAAAAGAATATTGCAATTGACATGGCCAATGAAGCCGTGGCAAACTGTCAAAGTCTTATGCGACCTAACCCTATGGATGAACTACAATGTCAAAAATGTGGCAAACGATTTTCAGATGTTAATGCCTTAAAATCTCACGAGGTGTCTCATGATGATGGTCAAAATGTTGATTGTAAATTTTTGTGTACTGTTTGTGGAGAAAAATTTGATAAGGCAAATGCATTGAGTGCACATTTGGTTATTCATCGTAATATCAAGTTACATCATTGTGAAGTTTGTGGATTAGTTTTTCCTGATGATGAATCTTTAAAAGAACATGCTCAAATACACTCTCGTCAGAAACTACACACTTGTCAAaa ATGTGATAAGAAATTCCCTTCGAGTTACAGATTGTTTCGTCATATGACAATTCATACAGAAAATCCTCCTTTTGTTTGTGATCAATGTGGTGTGTCCGTAGCAAATAAAAGCGATTTAAAACTTCACATCATGAAACATACTGGGAGTGCTGTGTATACATGCACTGAATGTGATAAGAGTTTTCTAAAGCCATCTTGCCTGCAACGACATTCAAGCGTACATACTGGTGAACGACCATTGCACTGTAAAACTTGTAACATGACATTTACCTATTCTAGTAATTTGTGTGGGCACTTAATAGCTAGTTCTAAAGCAAAACCACATCCGTGTACTATGTGTGAAAAATCATTTAGACGACCATCTGATTTAGAACGCCACATGATGATTCATACCGGTGAACGTCCATTTGTATGTCAAGTTTGCTCTATGtcatttattactaattacaatttaaaagtgcATTCAATGATCCATAATGGGGGTTTGCCATATCCGTGTACATCTTGTGATAAAGCGTTTAGCAAACCTTCAGAATTACAAAGGCATAAATTGGTACACTCTAGAGAAAAGCCATTTTCATGTGTCAAATGTGAAGCTACATTTACAAATCAAAGTAACCTTAAAGCTCATATGATAACTCATACAGGTCGAAAACCATTCCCCTGTCGTATTTGTAACAAAGGATTCACACGTCCATCAGACGTCAAACGTCATATGCTTACACATACTGGTTGTCGTCCTTTTGCATGTGATGTATGTGGCTTGGCCTTTGCCGACtcatcaaatttgaaaaaacattcaTTGACCCACTCTAAAGATGATCAAAAACTCGCTTTGCAACATCAATGTCCATCGTGTTGCATCTCCTTTTTCTCATACGAACAACTCAATGAACATATAATCTCTGGAAATTGTACCAATAATAGTGGGCAAGCTGAACCTAAGTACTCATGTAAAGAATGTGGTGCTACGTTTAATCATGCACTTCACTTACAGGAGCATGCCATCATGCATTCGAATCACAGATCAGTACACAGGTGTGACGTGTGCAACAAAACATTCATTCAAGAGTCGTTTTTGATTGCACATAAGGCTTCTCATACTGAATCGCGACCTCACCGTTGTGACATTTGTCTAAAGAGATTCAAGAGTACATCTCATCTGAAGAATCATGTGATGATACATTCAGGTGTAAAGCCTTTCGAGTGCACTGTTTGCAACAagtcttttttaaaattagcttCATTGAGACGTCATTATGCCACACATGATCGTGTAAATTTCTCATCCGCTGTTTGCCACCAATGTGGTAAATCATTCCTCAATCAAGAGTATTTGAAAAAACACAGTGTAGTACATGCTGATGCATAA
- the LOC100575974 gene encoding pre-mRNA-splicing factor ATP-dependent RNA helicase PRP16 — MSDDEDGVHKLSGYNQTEGGLIIKKKPKPAEQFEFKIPDVPKGSLLGLDKLAAQKRLERELEKSKKSTLHSYTDNDDEGQDVEETNSKNNLKHKNKSRHYRSAHEETPTYTGGLSKQAIEKQEKLKKSYNRGVHYSTSDSKDKRNRHRERRSSDKNDKWNRRNEPYYKKQERSGNRDHRSSRTPSFRSKDEPLTPNVRLRDTPSRTTWDEDDHNMSSYKSSTWDMPTPKSSIDDDPTRTPRFTPAYKYNKWDSNRASGATPKPGKENDLLWASETDRDEWEEAQNRLDRQWYNLDEGVDETNNPFSDVSESYAKKKEQQLAQSKKKRMSAQQRQINKDNELWERNRMLTSGVVVSVDIDEDFDEDNEARVHLLVHNIVPPFLDGRIVFTKQPEPVIPVKDPTSDIAIVARKGSMLVRTFREQKERKRAQKKHWEVAGTAIGNIMGVKKKEDDKDERIDEEGETDYKTDQQFAEHIKNTPEASSDFARKKTYAQQRQYLPVFAARQELLNIIRENNIVIVIGETGSGKTTQLTQYLHEEGYSKFGMIGCTQPRRVAAMSVAKRVSDEMNTKLGDEVGYAIRFEDCTSEKTVIKYMTDGILLRESLRDPDLDNYSCVIMDEAHERSLNTDVLFGLLREVVTRRTDLKLIVTSATMDASKFSLFFGNVPTFNIAGRTFPVEVMFSKNPCEDYVEAAVKQALQIHLQPHDGDILIFMPGQEDIEVTCETLAERLNEIADAPQLLVLPIYSQLPSDLQAKIFQKSSDGLRKCVVATNIAETSLTVDGIKFVVDTGYCKMKVYNPRIGMDALQIYPISQANANQRSGRAGRTGPGQCFRLYTERQYKDDLLMGTVPEIQRTNLANTVLLLKSLGVQDLLQFHFMDPPPQDNILNSLYQLWVLGALDNTGELTSLGRQMAEFPLDPPQCKMLIVSSAMNCTADVLIIVSMLSVPSIFYRPKGREEDSDNVREKFQVPESDHLTMLNVYNQWKQNSYSASWCNEHFIHIKAMRKVREVRQQLKDIMVQQKIEIISCGTDWDIIRKCICSAYFHQAARLKGIGEYVNCRTGMPCHLHPTSALFGMGFTPDYVVYHELIMTSKEYMQTVTAVDGHWLAELGPMFFTVKETGKSGSAKRQTMETLQEMEGSMRIAQEEMKARKLEEERKQLASIRKVEIITPGKWEPGTPTLRRKQGNLGL, encoded by the exons atgtctgaTGACGAAGACGGTGTACATAAGTTGTCCGGGTATAATCAAACTGAAGGCGGTctgatcattaaaaaaaaaccaaaacctGCTGAACAGTTTGAGTTTAAAATACCTGACGTACCGAAAGGTTCATTGCTTGGGTTGGACAAATTGGCTG CTCAAAAACGATTAGAAAGAGAATTGGAGAAATCGAAGAAATCAACTTTACATTCCTATACAGATAACGACGATGAAGGACAAGATGTTGAAGAgacaaattcaaaaaacaatctgaaacataaaaacaaaagcCG acaTTATCGATCTGCCCATGAAGAAACTCCAACATATACTGGAGGGTTATCAAAACAAGCAAtagaaaaacaagaaaaattgaaaaaatcctATAACCGTGGTGTACATTATTCAACTTCAGATTCTAAAGATAAGCGAAATCGTCATCGTGAGAGGAGAAGTA GTGATAAAAATGACAAATGGAATCGGCGAAATgaaccatattataaaaaacaagaaAGAAGTGGTAACCGTGATCATAGATCCAGTAGAACACCATCTTTTAGAAGTAAAGATGAACCTTTAACTCCTAATGTCAGACTTCGAGATACACCATCTAG AACTACTTGGGACGAAGATGATCATAATATGTCTTCATATAAATCATCAACTTGGGACATGCCAACTCCGAAATCAAGTATTGATGATGATCCTACTAGAACACCTAGATTTACACCTGCATATAAGTATAACAAGTGGGATAGTAATCGTGCTTCAGGAGCTACACCTAAACCTGGAAAAG AAAATGATCTATTGTGGGCTAGTGAAACAGATCGTGATGAATGGGAAGAAGCCCAAAACAGATTAGATAGGCAGTGGTATAATTTAGATGAAGGTGTTGATGAAACTAATAATCCATTTAGTGATGTTAGTGAATCATATgccaaaaaaaaagaacaacagTTAGCTCAAAGTAAAAAGAAACGAATGTCTGCACAACAAAGACAAATTAATAAA gacAATGAACTGTGGGAACGCAATCGTATGTTGACCAGTGGTGTAGTAGTATCTGTTGATATAGACGAGGACTTTGATGAAGACAATGAAGCCAGAGTTCATCtattggtacataatattgtacctcCATTTTTGGATGGCCGTATTGTATTCACTAAACAACCTGAGCCTGTTATACCAGTTAAAGATCCAACTTCTGATATAGCAATAGTTGCCAGAAAAGGTTCAATGTTGGTAAGGACATTCAGGGAACAAAAAGAAAGGAAACGTGCCCAAAAGAAACATTGGGAAGTAGCTGGCACTGCTATAGGAAACATAAtgggagtaaaaaaaaaagaagacgATAAAGATGAACGAATCGATGAAGAAGGAGAAACTGATTACAAAACAGACCAACAATTTGCTgaacatattaaaaacacaCCAGAAGCCAGTAGTGATTTTgctagaaaaaaaacatatgcaCAGCAGAGACAGTACTTGCCAGTGTTTGCAGCCAGACAAGAGCTGTTAAATATCATCAGAGAGAATAACATTGTCATTGTTATTGGTGAAACTGGTAGTGGTAAAACCACTCAACTTACGCAATATCTCCATGAAGAAGGATACAGCAAGTTTGGTATGATTGGCTGTACACAACCGAGAAGAGTTGCTGCCATGTCAGTGGCCAAACGAGTTTCAGATGAAATGAACACCAAACTTGGAGATGAAGTAGGATACGCCATTCGTTTTGAAGATTGTACTTCagag aaaactgtaataaaatatatgactgaTGGTATTTTACTCCGGGAGTCACTAAGAGACCCAGACTTAGATAATTACAGTTGTGTTATCATGGACGAAGCTCACGAGCGATCATTAAATACTGATGTTCTTTTTGGTCTCCTAAGAGaa GTAGTCACTAGACGTACAGATCTCAAATTAATTGTCACATCAGCTACAATGGATGCTTCtaaattttctttgttttttggTAATGTGCCTACATTTAACATTGCTGGTCGAACTTTCCCTGTCGAAGTTATGTTCAGCAAAAATCCATGTGAAGACTATGTTGAAGCTGCCGTAAAACAAGCGttacaaatacatttacaaCCTCATGATG gcgatatattaatattcatgcCCGGTCAAGAGGATATTGAAGTAACGTGTGAAACTCTAGCTGAAAGATTAAACGAAATAGCCGATGCCCCTCAATTATTAGTGCTCCCAATTTACTCACAATTACCTTCAGATTTACaagcaaaaatatttcaaaagtcTAGTGATGGATTACGAAAATGTGTTGTTGCTACTAATATTGCAGAAACATCGTTGacag ttgatggaattaaatttgttgTTGATACTGGTTACTGTAAAATGAAAGTTTATAATCCTCGAATCGGTATGGATGCATTGCAAATTTATCCTATCAGTCAAGCAAATGCTAATCAAAGAAGTGGTAGAGCTGGTCGTACAGGTCCCGGACAATGTTTCCG ATTATACACCGAAAGACAATATAAAGATGATTTACTTATGGGTACAGTTCCTGAAATCCAAAGAACCAATCTAGCCAACACTGTGTTATTACTGAAATCATTAGGAGTTCAAGACTTACTCCAGTTTCATTTTATGGACCCTCCTCCACaa gacaacattttaaattctttataccAATTGTGGGTACTAGGAGCCCTAGACAATACAGGAGAATTGACGTCGCTTGGACGTCAAATGGCTGAATTTCCATTAGATCCTCCTCAGTGTAAGATGTTAATAGTGTCATCGGCAATGAACTGCACAGCTGATGTGCTGATAATtg tttCCATGTTATCTGTGCCTTCAATTTTCTACCGACCAAAAGGTCGAGAAGAAGATTCTGACAATGTCAGAGAAAAATTCCAAGTTCCCGAATCTGATCATTTAACAATGTTGAATGTTTATAACCAATGGAAgcaaaatag tTATTCAGCATCATGGTGTAACGAACATTTTATTCACATAAAAGCCATGCGTAAAGTTCGTGAAGTGAGACAACAACTGAAAGACATAATGGTTCAAcagaaaatagaaattatatccTGTGGTACAGATTGGGACATTATTCGCAAATGTATATGTTCAG CTTATTTCCACCAAGCCGCAAGATTAAAAGGTATTGGTGAATATGTAAATTGCCGTACAGGTATGCCTTGTCATTTACATCCCACATCAGCTCTTTTTGGCATGGGCTTTACTCCTGACTATGTTGTCTATCATGAACTCATAATGACTTCAAAG gaaTACATGCAAACTGTAACTGCTGTGGATGGCCACTGGTTGGCTGAGTTGGGTCCTATGTTCTTTACCGTTAAAGAAACTGGCAAATCCGGTTCAGCAAAACGACAAACCATGGAAACATTACAAGAAATGGAAGGATCTATGAGAATAGCACAAGAGGAAATGAAAGCGAGAAAGCTCGAAGAAGAGCGTAAACAATTGGCCAGTATCAGAAA AGTGGAAATCATTACTCCAGGTAAATGGGAACCTGGTACCCCAACACTTCGTCGCAAACAAGGAAACCTGGGGTTATAG